In Clostridia bacterium, one genomic interval encodes:
- a CDS encoding YbjQ family protein: MLLTTTSQVEGRKIKDYLGIVAGETILGANLVRDLFASITDVIGGRSRAYEKKLFQARETALREMAEEAR; the protein is encoded by the coding sequence ATGTTATTGACCACCACTTCGCAAGTGGAAGGAAGGAAAATCAAGGATTACCTGGGTATTGTGGCCGGGGAAACCATCCTGGGGGCGAATCTGGTACGGGATTTGTTCGCCAGCATCACCGACGTGATCGGCGGCCGTTCCCGCGCTTATGAGAAGAAATTGTTCCAGGCCCGGGAAACGGCTTTGAGGGAGATGGCGGAGGAAGCGAGAA